The following are from one region of the Luteimonas sp. MC1572 genome:
- the gabT gene encoding 4-aminobutyrate--2-oxoglutarate transaminase, with protein sequence MTDSTRLQQRRMAAIPRGVATAMTNFAERAENAELWDTDGQRFVDFAGGIAVLNVGHRHPKVMAAVRDQLDRYTHTAFQVMAYEPYVALAERLNALAPIDGPAKTILFSTGAEAVENAVKIARAATGRRAVIAFSGGFHGRSFMAMAMTGKTVPYKRGFGPLPGDVHHLPFPAAHRGGTVEESLAALDSLFRTDVSPEDVAAIVIEPVQGEGGFLPAPAGLMRALREIADAHGIALVADEVQTGFGRTGRMFGIEHSDVRPDLMVVAKSLAGGFPLSGVIGRAALMDAAEPGGLGGTYAGSPIACAAALAVLDVIEEEGLLERARVLGERVLARLAAFAQRDDLRPVGNVRGLGSMLAFDLLARRGDAAPDPAATRAVLQRAHALGLVLLGCGGQGESIRLLYPLTISDGVFDEGMALLEQALLLPSDAAA encoded by the coding sequence GTGACCGACAGTACCCGCCTGCAGCAGCGCCGCATGGCCGCGATTCCCCGCGGCGTGGCGACCGCGATGACCAACTTCGCCGAACGCGCAGAGAACGCCGAGCTCTGGGACACCGACGGACAGCGCTTCGTCGATTTCGCCGGCGGCATCGCCGTGCTCAATGTCGGCCACCGCCACCCGAAAGTGATGGCGGCGGTGCGTGACCAGCTCGACCGCTACACCCACACCGCGTTCCAGGTGATGGCCTACGAGCCCTACGTGGCACTGGCCGAACGCCTGAACGCGCTGGCGCCGATTGACGGTCCGGCCAAGACGATCCTGTTCTCGACAGGCGCCGAGGCGGTGGAGAACGCGGTCAAGATCGCCCGTGCGGCGACCGGCCGCCGTGCGGTGATCGCGTTTTCGGGCGGCTTCCACGGCCGCAGCTTCATGGCGATGGCGATGACCGGCAAGACCGTGCCGTACAAGCGCGGCTTCGGCCCGTTGCCCGGCGACGTCCACCACCTGCCGTTCCCCGCCGCGCACCGCGGTGGCACGGTGGAAGAGAGCCTTGCGGCGCTGGACAGCCTGTTCCGCACCGACGTGTCGCCAGAGGACGTGGCGGCGATCGTGATCGAGCCGGTGCAGGGCGAAGGCGGCTTCCTGCCGGCGCCGGCCGGACTGATGCGCGCGCTGCGAGAGATCGCCGACGCGCATGGCATCGCGCTGGTCGCCGACGAGGTGCAGACCGGCTTCGGTCGCACCGGGCGGATGTTCGGCATCGAACACTCGGACGTCCGCCCCGACCTGATGGTCGTGGCCAAGTCGCTTGCCGGCGGCTTTCCGCTGTCCGGCGTGATCGGCCGCGCCGCACTGATGGATGCGGCCGAGCCCGGCGGGCTGGGCGGCACCTATGCCGGCTCGCCGATCGCCTGCGCAGCCGCACTCGCCGTGCTGGACGTGATCGAGGAGGAGGGCCTGCTGGAGCGCGCGCGCGTGCTCGGCGAGCGCGTGCTCGCGCGCCTGGCGGCATTCGCGCAGCGCGACGACCTGCGCCCGGTCGGCAACGTCCGCGGCCTCGGCTCGATGCTCGCCTTCGACCTGCTCGCCCGCCGCGGCGACGCCGCGCCGGATCCGGCCGCGACCCGCGCGGTGCTGCAGCGGGCGCATGCGCTGGGCCTGGTGCTGCTGGGCTGCGGCGGCCAGGGCGAGTCGATCCGCCTGCTGTATCCGCTGACGATTTCCGATGGCGTGTTCGACGAGGGCATGGCGCTGCTGGAACAGGCGCTGCTGCTGCCGTCGGACGCCGCGGCCTGA
- a CDS encoding pyridoxal-phosphate dependent enzyme, translated as MPDALPSFDDVLAAAARIAPHALVTPVLRSRGLDALAGCTLAFKGEHLQRAGAFKFRGACNAVWALPDAVAARGVVTHSSGNHGGALALAAATRGMSCHVVVPADAVRAKLAAIAAYGAVLHRCAPGIAAREAACAEVQTASGATLVHPYADPLVIAGQGTAALELLAEAGDLDALVVPVGGGGLAAGTALTLAARAPGCRLFLAEPRGAADTQASLACGERVTDLVPDTICDGLRGTLGAPGFSLLREHGAEVILVDDADTVAAMRLLWQRLKQVVEPSSAIALAAVLGQRERFAGQRVGVVLSGGNVDLDALPWRA; from the coding sequence CCGCATCGCGCCACACGCACTGGTCACGCCGGTGCTCCGGTCGCGCGGCCTGGATGCGTTGGCCGGGTGCACGCTCGCCTTCAAGGGCGAGCACCTGCAGCGCGCGGGTGCGTTCAAGTTCCGCGGGGCATGCAATGCGGTGTGGGCGCTGCCCGACGCCGTGGCCGCACGCGGCGTGGTGACCCATTCGTCCGGCAACCATGGCGGTGCGCTGGCCCTGGCCGCGGCGACGCGCGGCATGTCCTGCCACGTGGTGGTCCCGGCGGACGCGGTGCGGGCCAAACTGGCGGCCATTGCCGCGTACGGTGCGGTACTGCACCGCTGCGCGCCCGGCATCGCCGCCCGTGAGGCGGCCTGCGCGGAGGTCCAGACGGCCAGCGGCGCAACGCTGGTCCATCCCTATGCCGATCCGCTGGTGATCGCCGGGCAAGGAACGGCAGCACTGGAGCTGCTCGCCGAGGCGGGTGACCTGGATGCCCTGGTGGTGCCGGTGGGCGGCGGCGGCCTGGCGGCCGGCACGGCGCTCACGCTGGCCGCGCGCGCACCGGGCTGCCGCCTGTTCCTCGCCGAGCCGCGCGGCGCCGCGGACACGCAGGCTTCGCTGGCATGTGGCGAACGGGTCACCGACCTGGTGCCCGACACCATCTGCGACGGCCTGCGCGGCACGCTCGGCGCGCCCGGCTTTTCCCTGCTCCGCGAGCACGGCGCCGAAGTCATCCTAGTCGACGACGCCGACACGGTCGCCGCGATGCGCCTGCTATGGCAGCGGCTGAAACAGGTCGTCGAGCCGTCGTCGGCGATCGCGCTCGCCGCGGTGCTTGGGCAGCGCGAGCGCTTCGCCGGCCAGCGTGTCGGCGTGGTGCTCTCGGGCGGCAACGTCGATCTCGACGCACTGCCGTGGCGCGCATGA
- a CDS encoding YdcF family protein — protein sequence MSRRRAQRRRQPRLRSLRWLPRLVLLCLLWLAGVAAWIVYVGGRDQAGPADAIVVLGAAAYDTRPSPVFTERIRHGIALYERGFAPTLVFTGGYGSGARFSESQVARTYALRQGVPDDAILFETLSRTTFQNLAQARDVLSENGLQRVIVVSDPLHMARALRLCRRLGIDALGSPTPSSRFRSFRTQWRFLAREVYFFHRDVVVRPE from the coding sequence ATGAGCCGGCGCCGCGCCCAACGCCGCCGGCAACCGCGCCTGCGCAGCTTGCGCTGGCTGCCGCGCCTCGTGCTGCTGTGCCTGCTGTGGCTGGCGGGGGTGGCCGCGTGGATCGTCTACGTGGGCGGCCGCGACCAGGCCGGGCCGGCCGATGCCATCGTGGTGCTGGGTGCCGCCGCCTACGACACGCGGCCGTCGCCGGTGTTCACCGAACGCATCCGCCATGGCATCGCGCTCTACGAACGCGGCTTTGCGCCGACCCTGGTGTTCACCGGCGGCTATGGCAGCGGCGCGCGTTTCTCCGAATCGCAGGTGGCGCGCACGTATGCGCTGCGCCAGGGCGTTCCGGACGACGCCATCCTGTTCGAAACCCTGTCGCGCACCACCTTCCAGAACCTGGCGCAGGCGCGCGACGTGCTGTCCGAAAACGGCCTGCAGCGCGTGATCGTGGTCAGTGATCCGCTGCACATGGCGCGCGCGCTGCGGCTGTGCCGCCGGCTCGGCATCGACGCGCTCGGCTCGCCCACGCCGAGCAGCCGGTTCCGCAGCTTCCGCACGCAATGGCGGTTCCTCGCGCGCGAGGTGTACTTCTTCCACCGCGACGTGGTGGTCAGACCCGAGTAG
- a CDS encoding choice-of-anchor D domain-containing protein, translating to MKLPVFAGSVVVSLALGLALSATARASTVFAVDFAGGIAGWATSGSVDAYQGTLRLRGAASATRAISTAGYSAVRAEFTISAGSLESNEFCHAEVSTNGGGSWTAVLTLGNGQDNGIPYTAGASPAGIDNSTQVLLRLRGSGTTTGDYCYGHAVVVSGTAGAPTGPDIVVPASLGFGSVAVGASANVVATVANAGTAALVVSQVVAPVAPFSITAHDCGTLAPGASCQVQLRFAPLAAGSFSGTLVIASNDPDHAQVGIALSATATTAPGGGGDFDPLPGNGNVARSQLGFTTLMSGTAPGAPLDYAHYALPAGAATPGNTFAGRLTLSGEATAGGFTEHVDSFRYTGSQDSPLKHLPEFDFELVQTGSHIVPVRRDSVPALHPHWEYVLSPGRVWDEAGDNGYSRVALPFALQQKNANCMHNGVLTFLFRDDGAVSKVAYQIASETCLYFKVDMWGLLASDYTPAAVAGAASVVADHQADVAGRMPVRPLSALAQDYPGTDPAKFAAPNGKDPQHVSLVGFVIDGIHYSGGCTTRRGAYPYCESLVVPSYSAAKSVFAGLAMMRLEASHPGTFDQIIGSHVPACAANGSWNDVTFGNALDMATGNYALAGYMSDEGATHTNGLFLAETHAAKIGYSCSHYSRKAQPGSRWVYHSSDTYILGTAMNARLKALEGAAADIYADTVLGDVLLPLGVGRTADFTRRTYDATIQPFTGWGLMWTRNDVARITDFLASGSQSQAVLDQGQLDAALQRDPADRGLAPLAGYRYNNGFWAHDVGGRMAGCSGELWIPLMSGYGGITVLILPNRSAYYYFSDDDTYLWMDAALAAHGIRSLCP from the coding sequence ATGAAGCTGCCTGTCTTCGCGGGATCGGTCGTGGTGTCGTTGGCACTGGGGTTGGCGCTGTCCGCCACGGCGCGCGCGAGCACGGTGTTCGCCGTCGACTTCGCCGGAGGCATCGCCGGCTGGGCCACCAGCGGCAGCGTCGATGCTTACCAGGGCACGCTGCGACTGCGCGGCGCGGCGAGCGCGACCCGCGCGATCTCCACCGCGGGATACAGCGCGGTGCGGGCGGAGTTCACGATCTCGGCCGGCTCGCTGGAGAGCAACGAGTTCTGCCACGCGGAGGTCTCCACCAACGGTGGCGGCAGCTGGACCGCAGTGCTGACGCTTGGCAACGGCCAGGACAACGGCATCCCGTACACCGCGGGCGCCTCGCCCGCCGGCATCGACAACAGCACGCAGGTGCTGCTGCGCCTGCGCGGCAGCGGCACCACTACCGGCGACTACTGCTACGGGCACGCGGTCGTGGTCAGCGGAACCGCTGGTGCGCCCACCGGGCCGGACATCGTGGTGCCGGCGAGCCTGGGGTTTGGCAGCGTTGCGGTCGGTGCAAGCGCGAACGTGGTGGCGACGGTCGCCAACGCCGGCACCGCGGCGCTGGTGGTTTCGCAGGTGGTCGCGCCCGTCGCGCCCTTCAGCATCACCGCGCACGACTGCGGCACCCTGGCGCCCGGCGCGAGCTGCCAGGTCCAGCTGCGCTTCGCACCGCTTGCCGCCGGAAGCTTCTCCGGCACGCTGGTGATCGCCTCGAATGATCCCGACCACGCGCAGGTCGGCATTGCGCTGTCCGCCACCGCCACCACGGCACCGGGTGGCGGTGGCGATTTCGATCCGCTGCCCGGCAATGGCAACGTGGCCCGCAGCCAGCTCGGCTTCACCACGCTGATGAGCGGCACCGCGCCCGGCGCGCCGCTCGACTACGCCCACTACGCGCTCCCCGCGGGCGCGGCGACACCCGGCAACACCTTTGCGGGCCGGCTCACGCTGTCGGGCGAGGCCACCGCCGGCGGTTTCACCGAGCACGTGGACAGCTTCCGCTACACCGGCAGCCAGGACAGCCCGCTCAAGCACCTGCCGGAATTCGATTTCGAGCTGGTGCAGACCGGCAGCCACATCGTGCCGGTGCGGCGCGACTCGGTGCCCGCCCTCCATCCGCACTGGGAATACGTGCTGTCGCCCGGCCGCGTGTGGGATGAGGCTGGCGACAACGGCTACAGCCGCGTGGCGTTGCCGTTCGCGCTGCAGCAGAAGAACGCCAACTGCATGCACAACGGCGTGCTTACGTTCCTGTTCCGGGACGACGGCGCGGTATCGAAGGTGGCCTACCAGATCGCCTCGGAGACCTGCCTGTATTTCAAGGTCGACATGTGGGGACTGCTGGCCAGCGACTACACGCCGGCGGCGGTTGCCGGCGCGGCCAGCGTGGTCGCCGATCACCAGGCCGACGTCGCCGGCCGCATGCCGGTCCGGCCCCTGTCCGCGCTGGCCCAGGACTACCCGGGCACCGATCCGGCGAAGTTCGCAGCGCCCAACGGCAAGGATCCGCAGCACGTGTCGCTGGTGGGCTTCGTCATCGACGGCATCCACTACAGCGGCGGATGCACCACCCGTCGCGGCGCGTATCCCTACTGCGAGTCGCTGGTCGTGCCGTCGTACTCGGCCGCCAAGAGCGTGTTCGCCGGGCTGGCGATGATGCGCCTGGAGGCCAGCCATCCGGGCACCTTCGACCAGATCATCGGCAGCCACGTCCCGGCCTGCGCCGCGAACGGCAGCTGGAACGACGTGACCTTCGGCAATGCGCTGGACATGGCCACCGGCAACTACGCGCTGGCGGGCTACATGAGCGACGAGGGTGCGACCCACACCAACGGCCTGTTCCTGGCCGAGACCCATGCGGCCAAGATCGGCTACAGCTGCAGCCACTACAGCCGAAAGGCGCAGCCGGGGAGCCGCTGGGTCTACCACAGCTCCGACACCTACATCCTCGGTACCGCGATGAACGCACGCCTGAAGGCGCTGGAGGGCGCGGCCGCCGACATCTACGCCGACACCGTGCTCGGTGACGTGCTGCTGCCGCTGGGCGTGGGCCGCACCGCCGATTTCACCCGACGTACCTACGACGCGACGATCCAGCCCTTCACCGGCTGGGGGCTGATGTGGACGCGCAACGACGTCGCCCGGATCACCGACTTCCTTGCCAGCGGCAGCCAGTCGCAGGCCGTCCTTGACCAGGGCCAGCTCGATGCCGCCCTGCAGCGCGATCCCGCGGACCGCGGCCTCGCCCCGCTCGCCGGCTATCGCTACAACAACGGCTTCTGGGCGCACGACGTGGGCGGCCGGATGGCCGGCTGCAGCGGCGAGCTGTGGATTCCGCTGATGTCCGGCTATGGCGGCATCACGGTGCTGATCCTGCCCAACCGCAGCGCCTACTACTACTTCTCCGACGACGACACCTATCTGTGGATGGACGCCGCGCTGGCCGCGCACGGCATCCGCAGCCTGTGCCCGTGA
- the bioC gene encoding malonyl-ACP O-methyltransferase BioC: MTDTFDTRQVRRAFSRAAAGYGAAAALQRDVEARLMESLEYLGERVPDTVVDVGSGPGSAALALRARWPKARVLAIDLALPMLHQLAPRRGWNPLQRRIDRVCADARLLPLADNSVDLLFSNLCVQWVDDLDALFAGFRRVLRPGGMLLCSTFGPDTLHELRAAFAAADDEAHVSPFVPIAGFGDALMRAGFRDPVLDREVEVHGHRDMPALMRELRALGATNALAGRRRALTGRGRFAAAQAAYEDWRGADNLLPATWETITAMAWSPAHGAPIREAGGEVARFPASGIPVRRRNA; this comes from the coding sequence ATGACCGACACCTTCGACACCCGCCAGGTGCGCCGCGCCTTCTCGCGCGCCGCTGCCGGCTACGGCGCCGCGGCGGCGCTGCAGCGCGACGTGGAAGCGCGGCTGATGGAATCGCTGGAATACCTCGGCGAGCGCGTGCCCGACACCGTGGTGGATGTCGGCAGCGGTCCGGGCAGTGCCGCGCTGGCGCTGCGCGCGCGCTGGCCGAAGGCGCGCGTGCTGGCCATCGACCTGGCGCTGCCGATGCTCCACCAGCTGGCGCCGCGCCGCGGCTGGAACCCGCTGCAGCGGCGCATCGACCGCGTCTGCGCGGATGCGCGCCTGCTGCCGCTGGCCGACAACAGCGTCGACCTGCTTTTCAGCAACCTGTGCGTGCAGTGGGTGGACGACCTCGACGCGCTGTTCGCCGGCTTCCGCCGCGTGCTGCGCCCGGGCGGCATGCTGCTGTGCTCGACGTTCGGCCCCGACACCCTGCACGAGCTGCGCGCGGCGTTCGCGGCGGCCGACGACGAGGCGCACGTGTCGCCGTTCGTGCCCATCGCCGGCTTCGGCGATGCGCTGATGCGGGCCGGCTTTCGCGACCCGGTGCTCGACCGCGAGGTTGAGGTGCACGGCCACCGCGACATGCCGGCACTCATGCGCGAACTGCGCGCGCTGGGCGCGACCAACGCGCTGGCCGGCAGGCGGCGCGCGCTCACCGGGCGTGGGCGCTTTGCCGCGGCGCAGGCCGCCTACGAAGACTGGCGCGGCGCCGACAACCTGCTCCCGGCCACGTGGGAAACGATCACCGCGATGGCCTGGTCGCCCGCGCACGGCGCGCCGATCCGCGAGGCCGGCGGCGAAGTGGCACGCTTCCCCGCGAGCGGCATCCCGGTGCGCCGCCGCAACGCCTGA
- the bioH gene encoding pimeloyl-ACP methyl ester esterase BioH: MHVEVRGQGAPLVLLHGWAMHGGVFAPLVARLEDRFTLHVVDLPGHGRSRDSDVPLAPEACAAAIAARVPVAPWLGWSLGGMVALHAAATRPERVPALAMVCSAPRFVRDPAAAGDDDGRFGMSAEIFAGFARGLREDYHGTLERFIALEAFGSDDPKGELRALRAEIFARGEPPASALADGLDLLGSVDQRPLLPALRVPSLWLAGRRDRVVDPRAMRAAAARTPASQFVQVEHAGHAPFLTHADEVAAAISGFLAADASP; encoded by the coding sequence CTGCACGTCGAAGTCCGCGGCCAAGGCGCGCCGCTGGTGCTGCTGCACGGCTGGGCGATGCACGGCGGCGTGTTCGCGCCGCTGGTGGCACGCCTCGAGGACCGCTTCACCCTGCATGTGGTGGACCTGCCGGGGCACGGCCGCAGCCGCGACAGCGATGTCCCGCTCGCGCCGGAAGCCTGCGCCGCCGCGATCGCCGCGCGTGTGCCTGTGGCGCCGTGGCTGGGCTGGTCGCTGGGCGGGATGGTGGCGCTGCACGCCGCGGCCACGCGCCCGGAGCGCGTGCCGGCGCTGGCGATGGTGTGCTCGGCGCCGCGCTTCGTGCGCGACCCGGCGGCCGCGGGCGACGACGACGGCCGCTTCGGCATGTCGGCGGAGATCTTCGCCGGCTTCGCACGCGGGCTGCGCGAGGACTACCACGGCACGCTGGAGCGCTTCATCGCGCTGGAAGCCTTCGGTTCCGACGATCCGAAGGGCGAGCTTCGCGCCCTGCGCGCCGAGATCTTCGCGCGCGGCGAGCCGCCGGCATCGGCGCTGGCCGACGGCCTCGACCTGCTCGGCAGCGTCGACCAGCGGCCGCTGCTGCCCGCGCTGCGCGTGCCCAGCCTGTGGCTGGCCGGGCGCCGCGATCGCGTGGTGGATCCGCGCGCGATGCGCGCCGCGGCGGCGCGCACGCCTGCGTCGCAGTTCGTCCAGGTCGAACACGCCGGCCACGCGCCGTTCCTCACCCATGCCGACGAGGTCGCGGCCGCGATCAGCGGCTTCCTTGCCGCAGACGCATCGCCATGA
- a CDS encoding carbon-nitrogen hydrolase family protein: protein MANSDTIPGFGIAGLQLDLAPGDNLERIATEVAQVARRFPWVRMVLLGELCGFGANTGHAQCLPGDAEQFLRNVARDSGLWLVPGSLYERDGDAVYNTTPVIDPSGKVVARYRKMFPFAPYERGVAPGNEFVVFDVPGAGRFGLSICYDMWFPETTRSLVSLGAEVILHPTLTNTIDRETELAIARAGAATNQCYFVDINVAGTLGVGRSIVCGPGGEVIHQAGSGREVIAFEVDFAHVRRCRERGWQGLGQPLKSFRDSTVVFPAYDAAPAPSPAFDALGALRLPGTE from the coding sequence TTGGCCAACAGCGACACAATTCCCGGCTTCGGGATCGCCGGGCTGCAGCTCGACCTGGCGCCGGGCGACAACCTCGAGCGGATCGCGACCGAGGTGGCCCAGGTGGCCAGGCGCTTCCCATGGGTGCGGATGGTGCTGCTGGGCGAGCTGTGCGGCTTCGGCGCCAACACCGGCCACGCGCAGTGCCTGCCGGGCGACGCCGAGCAGTTCCTGCGCAATGTCGCGCGCGACAGCGGGCTGTGGCTGGTGCCCGGCTCGCTGTACGAGCGCGACGGCGACGCGGTCTACAACACCACGCCGGTGATCGATCCGTCCGGCAAGGTCGTGGCGCGCTATCGCAAGATGTTCCCGTTCGCACCGTACGAGCGCGGCGTCGCGCCCGGCAACGAATTCGTGGTGTTCGACGTGCCCGGTGCAGGCCGCTTCGGACTGTCGATCTGTTACGACATGTGGTTCCCGGAAACCACGCGCTCGCTGGTGAGCCTGGGTGCCGAGGTGATCCTGCATCCCACCCTGACCAACACCATCGACCGCGAGACCGAACTCGCGATCGCCCGCGCGGGCGCGGCCACCAACCAGTGCTACTTCGTCGACATCAACGTCGCCGGCACGCTCGGCGTCGGACGCTCCATCGTCTGCGGACCCGGCGGCGAGGTGATCCACCAGGCCGGCAGCGGGCGCGAGGTGATCGCGTTCGAGGTCGATTTCGCCCACGTGCGCCGCTGCCGCGAGCGCGGCTGGCAGGGCCTCGGGCAACCACTCAAGAGTTTCCGGGACAGCACCGTGGTGTTTCCCGCCTACGACGCCGCGCCGGCGCCTTCGCCCGCGTTCGATGCGCTCGGGGCGCTGCGGCTGCCCGGAACCGAATGA
- a CDS encoding PLP-dependent aminotransferase family protein has product MKPEPRALDQLNLALDPAAPLSLQHQLRQQIVDAMHRAVLRPGQRLPSSRQLAERIGVSRNTVSLAYDGLLADGYLSSRSRSGVYVAADVVGARIGAGRRRRDPASPLAARLPAEPEDTGFRCPQHWHRYPFSFIDGRVDAELTPAAEWGEAIRLAGSRHEVQQWHQEGGDNDDAMLVEEIRGKILPMRGIQAGADEVLVTLSSTHALQIAGELLVRRGTPVVLERPTDPAFERRLRARHADVSMLDPDPLAPLPPGAVVVTSRRHGFASGSNDPGRLLARVAAADGVLIEHDVPSGVQDTGRVASALRAFDQDGRVVYAGGLAPAVSYGEPPGMLVAPAALIERARELRARQGTIPPRLMQRAWAYFIGLGHYSSALVRAGRVLAERRTALRDALNHYLHERVSIETAPGASAYWVSVPVGMDARELARQAAGIGVLVEPGCHRDGREALCMGVTGISAARIREGVRHLARLVRGDLSPSSRRMEDEPSAPLRGKALRRAIAGASLLYSTVYGAPCTLEIHADGDLAGTAGYAGEDCDRGHWWIEDDRWYRQWRQWAYGEATGYSVVVDGDQVRFFGEDGFLADTAVLTRWPTRRRAR; this is encoded by the coding sequence ATGAAGCCCGAACCGCGCGCGCTCGACCAGCTCAACCTCGCCCTCGACCCGGCCGCGCCGCTGAGCCTGCAGCACCAGCTCCGGCAGCAGATCGTCGACGCCATGCACCGCGCCGTGCTGCGGCCCGGGCAGCGCCTGCCGTCGTCACGGCAGCTCGCCGAACGCATCGGCGTGTCGCGCAATACCGTCAGCCTGGCCTATGACGGCTTGCTGGCCGATGGCTACCTCTCGAGTCGCTCGCGCAGCGGCGTGTACGTGGCCGCGGACGTGGTCGGGGCGCGGATCGGCGCCGGGCGGCGGCGGCGCGATCCTGCATCGCCGCTGGCCGCGCGCCTGCCAGCGGAGCCCGAGGACACCGGCTTCCGCTGTCCGCAGCATTGGCACCGCTATCCCTTCTCGTTCATCGACGGCCGCGTCGACGCCGAACTGACTCCGGCCGCGGAATGGGGCGAAGCCATCCGGCTGGCCGGGTCCCGCCACGAAGTGCAGCAGTGGCACCAGGAAGGCGGCGACAACGACGACGCCATGCTGGTGGAGGAGATCCGCGGCAAGATCCTGCCGATGCGCGGCATCCAGGCCGGCGCCGACGAAGTTCTCGTAACGCTGTCGAGCACGCATGCCCTGCAGATCGCGGGGGAACTGCTGGTCAGGCGCGGCACGCCGGTGGTGCTGGAGCGCCCGACCGATCCCGCGTTCGAGCGCCGGCTCCGCGCGCGCCATGCGGACGTTTCGATGCTCGACCCCGACCCGCTCGCGCCGCTGCCACCGGGTGCGGTGGTGGTGACCAGCCGACGGCACGGCTTCGCCTCCGGCTCGAACGACCCCGGACGGCTGCTGGCGCGCGTCGCGGCCGCGGACGGGGTATTGATCGAACACGACGTGCCGTCCGGCGTCCAGGACACCGGCCGCGTCGCTTCCGCGCTGCGCGCCTTCGACCAGGACGGCCGGGTGGTCTACGCCGGCGGGCTGGCGCCGGCGGTGTCGTACGGCGAGCCTCCGGGCATGCTGGTCGCGCCGGCGGCACTGATTGAGCGCGCGCGCGAGCTGCGCGCCCGGCAGGGCACCATCCCGCCGCGCCTGATGCAGCGCGCCTGGGCGTACTTCATCGGGCTCGGCCACTATTCGTCAGCACTGGTCCGCGCCGGACGCGTGCTGGCCGAGCGCCGCACGGCGCTGCGCGACGCCCTCAACCACTACCTGCACGAACGGGTCAGCATCGAGACCGCGCCCGGCGCCAGTGCGTACTGGGTGAGCGTGCCCGTCGGAATGGATGCGCGCGAGCTGGCGCGCCAGGCCGCCGGGATCGGCGTGCTGGTCGAACCCGGCTGCCACCGCGACGGCCGCGAGGCGCTGTGCATGGGCGTAACCGGCATTTCCGCCGCGCGCATCCGCGAGGGCGTGCGCCACCTGGCGCGGCTGGTGCGCGGCGATCTGTCGCCGTCGTCGCGCCGGATGGAAGACGAGCCCAGCGCACCCCTGCGCGGCAAGGCGCTGCGCCGTGCGATCGCCGGCGCTTCGCTGCTTTACAGCACGGTGTATGGCGCGCCCTGCACGCTGGAGATCCACGCCGACGGCGACCTGGCCGGCACCGCGGGCTACGCCGGCGAGGACTGCGACCGCGGCCACTGGTGGATCGAAGACGATCGCTGGTACCGGCAGTGGCGGCAATGGGCCTACGGCGAGGCGACCGGTTACTCGGTGGTGGTCGACGGCGACCAGGTGCGCTTCTTCGGCGAGGACGGGTTCCTCGCCGATACGGCGGTGCTGACGCGCTGGCCAACCCGGCGCCGCGCGCGCTAG